The following coding sequences are from one Megamonas funiformis window:
- a CDS encoding gp53-like domain-containing protein, with the protein MKFLDANGLALFTKKIFSKFVSNITGADNKITITKGDGTTNEINLNEVVKTDVIGEDPPDDDNSNKIASTRWVQKFVTTMVFKLISKLAGTEETGVSSSGSFLGVNWLIAQNGYICLGKLFGGLILQWGMFVTNVEQGKNNTFTFPIAFKNNLYFYWAFDYTGYFYNLIIKNKDINSCYIYGAYPNGTEQTGELAPTGVSGISVFIGS; encoded by the coding sequence ATGAAGTTTTTAGATGCTAACGGATTAGCATTATTTACAAAAAAGATTTTTAGTAAGTTTGTATCTAATATAACTGGTGCAGACAACAAAATAACTATTACTAAAGGTGATGGAACAACAAATGAAATTAATCTAAACGAAGTTGTTAAAACTGATGTAATAGGTGAAGATCCGCCTGATGATGATAATTCAAATAAAATAGCAAGTACAAGATGGGTACAAAAATTTGTAACAACTATGGTATTTAAATTGATATCTAAATTAGCAGGCACAGAAGAAACAGGTGTAAGTAGTAGTGGAAGTTTTTTAGGTGTTAATTGGTTGATAGCTCAAAATGGTTATATTTGCTTAGGAAAATTATTTGGCGGACTAATTCTACAGTGGGGAATGTTTGTTACAAATGTAGAACAAGGGAAAAATAATACTTTTACATTTCCAATAGCATTTAAAAATAATTTATATTTTTATTGGGCTTTTGATTATACAGGATATTTTTATAATTTAATTATAAAAAACAAAGATATTAATTCTTGTTATATTTATGGAGCATATCCTAATGGAACAGAACAAACAGGGGAGCTAGCACCTACAGGTGTTAGTGGAATATCGGTGTTTATAGGAAGTTAA
- a CDS encoding tyrosine-type recombinase/integrase, with protein sequence MRKPNGYGSIKKLSGKRRRPYVFLISAEGKQKPISYFCTQAEAEIYAAEYNKKHTSKILHGHQITFSELYYRWLPFHIDKYQPSKSTINSYKNSYKHCLPLHEMPLKKIKYYHLQDVIDTVKKKRLSYSSCKKIRSLISLMFKYGIMMEYCNKNYANLLNLGKNKAIRPHKPFTRQKINKLWSNLNIEGVDTVLILIYTGMRVGELLNLTKENIYMRQKYIKITKSKTKSGLRAIPIHDKIFPLIYNRMNIPGKYLISDNNKTPYNYSKYRTLWNRIMQQINAKHSTHDCRHTCATLLDNAEANENAKRRILGHATGDVTDTVYTHKNLKQLRKAINKIK encoded by the coding sequence ATGCGCAAACCAAATGGATATGGTAGCATTAAAAAATTAAGTGGTAAAAGGCGGAGACCTTACGTTTTTCTCATCTCCGCCGAAGGAAAGCAAAAGCCTATTTCTTATTTTTGTACACAAGCAGAAGCAGAAATTTATGCAGCAGAATATAATAAAAAGCATACTAGTAAAATCCTCCATGGTCATCAAATTACATTTTCGGAACTTTATTACAGGTGGCTACCATTCCATATAGATAAATACCAACCTAGCAAAAGTACCATAAATAGCTATAAAAATTCTTATAAACATTGCCTACCTTTACATGAAATGCCATTAAAAAAAATTAAATATTATCATCTACAAGATGTAATTGATACTGTTAAGAAAAAAAGACTTTCCTACAGTAGTTGTAAGAAAATCCGTTCTTTAATTAGCCTTATGTTTAAATATGGAATTATGATGGAGTATTGCAATAAGAACTATGCCAATCTATTAAATTTAGGTAAAAATAAAGCAATCCGTCCACACAAACCTTTTACAAGACAAAAAATAAATAAGTTATGGTCTAATTTAAATATTGAAGGTGTCGATACTGTATTAATCCTAATTTATACGGGAATGAGAGTCGGAGAGCTTTTAAATCTTACTAAAGAAAATATTTATATGCGACAAAAATACATCAAAATTACTAAATCTAAAACAAAGTCTGGATTAAGGGCTATACCTATTCATGATAAAATATTTCCATTGATTTATAACAGAATGAATATACCTGGTAAGTATCTAATCTCTGATAATAACAAAACCCCTTATAATTACAGTAAATATCGAACTTTATGGAATAGAATTATGCAACAAATAAACGCAAAACATAGTACCCATGATTGTCGACATACCTGCGCAACTTTATTAGATAATGCAGAGGCAAACGAAAATGCCAAACGAAGAATACTCGGTCATGCGACAGGAGATGTTACAGATACTGTATATACTCATAAAAATCTTAAGCAGCTACGAAAAGCAATAAACAAAATAAAATAA
- a CDS encoding DUF6275 family protein, with product MQEQARKIVMEYFNSHVDKTDNKQITLDDIYVVWFSKTLQNWKALVSTTVSDGMYYEITHNGNENETYVDVYKKWENYTVKGE from the coding sequence ATGCAAGAACAAGCAAGAAAAATTGTAATGGAATATTTTAATTCTCACGTAGATAAAACAGATAATAAACAAATTACATTAGATGATATTTATGTAGTTTGGTTTTCTAAAACATTGCAAAATTGGAAAGCTCTTGTAAGCACTACAGTTAGTGATGGTATGTACTACGAAATAACTCATAACGGCAATGAAAATGAAACTTATGTAGATGTTTATAAAAAATGGGAAAATTATACTGTTAAAGGAGAATAA
- a CDS encoding PBSX family phage terminase large subunit has protein sequence MSSNIRKLSLKKIVGGGYTAFWRFEGRYRVVKGSRASKKSATIALNIITRMMKYPLANTLVVRKTGNTLYNSCFQQLKWAIHRLGVDSLWKTKVNPMEIIYIPTGQKIILRGLDDPYKLTSVTVDIGVLCWVWLEECSEIDDEEAFNRVDESIRGAVPPGYFKQITISMNPWSSAHFVKRRFFDVVNDPDILAITTNYLCNEFLDEADKRMFERMKRDDPDRYKVAGLGDWGIDGGQFFKQWRDSLHVIKPFKIPTNWTKWRVMDWGSSRPYACYWIAIDYDGNAYVYRELYGYGGKPNVGTGETTVEVAKRIIQCESKDEEVYKAVLDSACWAKIGVAGKDDTSVSIADQINDVLYDANRERFSPCKKGREHGAEEFRRRLEGTFDKNGNQKPAIYFFSNCIHAIRTIPMLTFDEHDPEKYDTKGEDHAADAIIYFCLENPYASERPLPPQKESKYNGGLPTDSTGWSA, from the coding sequence ATGAGTAGCAATATTCGTAAATTATCTTTAAAAAAGATTGTTGGCGGTGGATATACAGCTTTTTGGCGATTTGAGGGTCGTTATCGTGTTGTTAAAGGTTCTCGTGCTTCTAAAAAGTCTGCAACTATTGCCCTGAATATAATAACGCGTATGATGAAATATCCTTTGGCTAATACTTTAGTTGTTCGCAAAACAGGTAATACTTTGTATAACTCATGCTTCCAGCAGCTTAAATGGGCAATTCATCGCTTGGGAGTAGATAGTTTATGGAAAACAAAAGTTAATCCGATGGAAATAATCTACATACCAACAGGCCAAAAAATAATTCTACGTGGTCTAGATGACCCATATAAACTAACGTCTGTAACAGTAGATATTGGCGTTCTGTGTTGGGTTTGGCTAGAAGAGTGCAGCGAAATCGATGACGAAGAAGCATTCAATCGTGTAGACGAGAGTATTCGTGGTGCTGTTCCTCCTGGATATTTTAAACAGATAACAATATCTATGAATCCGTGGAGTTCTGCTCATTTTGTTAAGCGCAGGTTTTTTGATGTTGTTAATGACCCTGACATTCTAGCGATAACAACAAATTACTTGTGCAATGAATTTTTAGATGAAGCAGATAAGCGAATGTTTGAGCGCATGAAGCGAGATGACCCAGATAGGTACAAAGTTGCTGGATTAGGTGATTGGGGAATAGATGGCGGACAATTCTTTAAACAGTGGCGAGATAGCCTGCATGTTATTAAGCCGTTTAAGATACCAACCAATTGGACTAAGTGGCGTGTTATGGACTGGGGAAGTAGTAGGCCTTACGCTTGCTATTGGATTGCCATTGACTATGACGGTAATGCTTACGTATATCGTGAATTATATGGATATGGCGGTAAACCTAATGTCGGAACAGGAGAAACTACAGTGGAAGTTGCTAAAAGGATAATACAATGTGAATCAAAAGATGAAGAAGTTTATAAGGCTGTTTTGGATAGTGCATGTTGGGCAAAAATTGGAGTTGCTGGAAAAGATGACACGTCTGTTTCTATTGCAGACCAGATAAATGATGTTTTATACGATGCTAACAGGGAACGTTTTTCACCATGTAAAAAAGGTAGAGAACATGGTGCAGAAGAATTTCGTCGTAGATTGGAAGGTACATTTGATAAAAACGGAAATCAAAAGCCAGCAATTTATTTTTTTAGTAATTGCATACATGCTATTAGAACGATACCAATGCTAACATTCGATGAACACGATCCAGAAAAATACGATACAAAAGGTGAGGACCACGCAGCAGACGCAATAATTTATTTCTGCTTAGAAAATCCATACGCCAGCGAAAGACCATTACCACCACAAAAAGAAAGTAAATATAATGGTGGATTGCCTACAGATTCTACAGGTTGGTCAGCATAA
- a CDS encoding N4-gp56 family major capsid protein, with amino-acid sequence METTNTKQLLAVVAHTKKKPHCIKVNIQLFAIPVPTELRKQYWAEKTIMAAMNNIFFGKFTGTDANSIIQVDENLAKTKGDKAWFNLLLKLNGDPITGDNELEGNEQDLTYKAFGVTIDQKRWAVKSSGRMEEQKSTLKVYKDAKAALETQIAEWLDKELFKVLTANPTSNRVIYAGGKTSESAITTTDVFNTDIIGIAKRKAQMANPIIRTVNVEGGNYYVMVIDPYQARDLKKDEKWFNAQKDANIRGLKNPIFSGALGIWDKVVVHEAETCPRTKTGAESAMVGHALLLGPQAGVIARAAKPHWDEDTFDYNNKWGVALSQILGIAKTKYTLPTVGETDFATINIITSSADDAA; translated from the coding sequence ATGGAAACAACAAACACAAAACAGCTTTTGGCGGTAGTAGCTCATACTAAGAAAAAACCGCATTGTATCAAAGTAAATATTCAACTTTTTGCGATTCCTGTACCAACAGAATTACGAAAACAGTATTGGGCAGAAAAAACAATTATGGCTGCTATGAATAATATTTTCTTTGGAAAATTCACTGGTACAGACGCCAATTCTATTATTCAAGTAGATGAAAATCTTGCTAAAACTAAAGGTGATAAAGCATGGTTTAACTTGCTTTTAAAACTTAATGGTGACCCAATCACAGGGGATAATGAATTGGAAGGTAACGAACAAGATTTAACATATAAAGCATTTGGTGTTACAATCGACCAAAAACGTTGGGCTGTTAAATCTTCTGGTAGAATGGAAGAACAAAAAAGTACATTAAAAGTCTACAAAGATGCTAAAGCTGCACTTGAAACACAAATTGCTGAATGGTTAGATAAAGAATTGTTCAAAGTATTAACTGCTAACCCAACATCTAATCGCGTTATTTATGCTGGTGGTAAAACATCTGAAAGCGCAATTACAACAACTGATGTATTTAATACAGACATTATTGGTATAGCAAAACGTAAGGCGCAAATGGCGAACCCAATTATTCGTACTGTTAACGTAGAAGGTGGAAATTATTATGTAATGGTAATTGATCCATATCAGGCACGCGACCTCAAAAAAGATGAAAAATGGTTTAATGCACAAAAAGATGCTAATATTCGTGGGCTTAAAAATCCTATTTTCAGTGGTGCATTAGGTATTTGGGATAAAGTTGTTGTTCATGAAGCAGAAACTTGTCCTCGCACAAAAACAGGTGCAGAAAGTGCTATGGTTGGTCATGCTTTATTGTTAGGTCCACAAGCAGGTGTCATTGCTCGTGCTGCTAAACCGCATTGGGACGAAGACACATTCGATTATAACAATAAATGGGGTGTGGCACTTTCTCAAATTCTTGGTATTGCTAAAACTAAATATACATTACCTACTGTGGGTGAAACAGATTTTGCAACCATCAACATTATTACTTCTTCTGCTGATGATGCTGCATAA
- a CDS encoding phage holin family protein, which produces MQEFLADMVSFCKTIIPVRLEIEWGACFATVGTICSHLFGSWSNLWEAILLLMVLDYITGLLSAWINPNKKLDSRKGWRGLAKKAVIVIIIMVAHTADIVFNQGTITRDIAILFYIANEGLSILENATNCGVPVPTKLKNNLAQYAMQKEKIRK; this is translated from the coding sequence ATGCAGGAGTTTTTGGCGGATATGGTTTCATTTTGCAAGACGATTATACCAGTCCGATTAGAAATTGAATGGGGAGCGTGTTTCGCTACTGTGGGGACTATATGTAGTCATTTGTTTGGTAGTTGGTCTAATTTGTGGGAAGCTATTTTGTTACTAATGGTGTTAGATTATATAACAGGTCTTTTATCAGCCTGGATAAACCCTAATAAAAAATTAGACAGTAGAAAAGGTTGGCGAGGATTAGCAAAAAAAGCTGTCATCGTCATTATTATTATGGTGGCACATACGGCAGATATTGTTTTCAATCAGGGAACGATAACACGAGATATTGCGATTTTATTTTATATCGCAAATGAGGGCTTGAGCATATTAGAAAATGCTACAAACTGTGGTGTACCAGTTCCAACTAAATTAAAAAATAACTTAGCACAGTATGCTATGCAAAAAGAAAAAATTAGAAAATAA
- a CDS encoding terminase small subunit, which yields MENENLTQLAKDLKLTEKQRTFCELFVQLANKREAYEQAGYKCTKETAFKEATRMLKNPKIKKYVDAITEAKHDALIADKDEVLRFYTRVMRGKEKDAFGLDPSLQDRLKAADQLAKRYQLFSNKVEVDGGQQMIVQFVDDLVDDLDE from the coding sequence ATGGAAAATGAAAACTTAACACAACTTGCTAAGGATTTAAAACTAACAGAAAAACAGCGAACGTTCTGTGAATTATTTGTTCAGCTTGCCAACAAACGAGAGGCATATGAGCAGGCTGGTTATAAGTGTACAAAAGAAACAGCATTTAAAGAAGCAACTAGAATGCTCAAAAATCCTAAGATAAAAAAATATGTAGATGCAATAACAGAAGCTAAACACGATGCGCTGATTGCAGACAAAGATGAGGTATTAAGATTTTATACACGTGTAATGCGTGGTAAAGAAAAAGACGCATTTGGATTGGATCCGAGTTTGCAAGACAGATTAAAAGCTGCGGACCAGTTAGCTAAAAGATATCAATTATTCAGTAATAAAGTCGAAGTTGATGGCGGACAACAAATGATTGTTCAGTTCGTAGATGACTTAGTAGATGATTTAGATGAGTAG
- a CDS encoding LysR family transcriptional regulator — MELKQLEYFQMTSRLKNITRAAKRLSVSQPNITVAIKKLEAELGIQLFERSQKQLSLTPEGAVFLNRIELALRNIQDAVLEVNDYKQLQKGTIKIGIPSMIGAYLFPKIFSGFQKKFAHLDIYLYEKGSMSIRESLERDELDFGIVIISNASPSLQLLPMSTNQVVACVPEDSPLAQKDSLSWSDVSNIDLIMLKEGSFIRNLIQQKLKEHNIQPNIILESNQIETIKGLISSNVGMAFLLDFVVQDTPHIKTLPIEDPIFVDVGLAWKKDRYISKAAQSFINFCQDTLNK, encoded by the coding sequence ATGGAACTTAAACAACTAGAATACTTTCAAATGACTAGCCGTTTGAAAAATATTACTAGAGCAGCCAAACGGCTTTCTGTTTCTCAACCAAATATTACAGTTGCTATAAAAAAATTAGAAGCAGAACTTGGCATACAACTTTTTGAACGTAGCCAAAAACAATTATCACTCACACCAGAAGGAGCTGTATTTTTAAATCGCATTGAACTTGCTTTGCGTAATATTCAAGATGCCGTTTTAGAAGTTAATGACTATAAACAACTTCAAAAAGGCACTATCAAAATTGGTATTCCTTCTATGATCGGAGCATATCTTTTCCCCAAAATTTTCTCTGGTTTCCAGAAAAAATTCGCTCATTTAGATATTTATCTTTATGAAAAAGGCTCTATGTCTATTCGTGAATCCTTAGAACGTGATGAATTAGATTTTGGTATTGTCATCATCTCCAATGCTTCTCCTAGTTTACAGTTATTGCCAATGTCTACTAACCAAGTAGTAGCTTGTGTTCCTGAAGATAGCCCACTTGCTCAAAAAGATTCTTTATCTTGGAGCGATGTAAGCAATATTGATTTAATTATGTTAAAAGAAGGTTCTTTTATCCGTAATTTAATTCAACAAAAACTCAAAGAACACAATATTCAACCAAATATTATCTTAGAATCAAACCAAATCGAAACGATAAAAGGTCTTATCTCCAGTAATGTTGGTATGGCATTCCTCTTAGACTTCGTAGTTCAAGATACACCACATATTAAAACATTACCAATAGAAGACCCTATATTTGTAGATGTTGGACTTGCATGGAAAAAAGATAGATATATCTCCAAAGCTGCTCAATCTTTTATCAATTTCTGTCAAGATACATTAAATAAATAA
- a CDS encoding crAss001_48 related protein, which translates to MELKDTVKLMLSADFKERFQAEYAQDKNRAEGLAKMLKAYKAGTLPFKPKCSYELLYEQLIYMRAKLKVLEKRAEIENIDLAVINDESN; encoded by the coding sequence ATGGAATTAAAAGATACTGTTAAATTAATGTTAAGTGCTGATTTTAAAGAAAGATTTCAAGCTGAATACGCACAGGATAAAAATAGAGCAGAAGGTTTAGCAAAAATGTTAAAAGCTTATAAAGCAGGAACATTACCATTTAAGCCTAAATGCAGTTATGAGCTTTTATATGAACAATTAATTTATATGAGAGCTAAATTAAAAGTATTAGAAAAACGTGCAGAAATTGAAAATATTGATTTGGCGGTGATTAATGATGAAAGTAATTGA
- a CDS encoding ribosomal-processing cysteine protease Prp, protein MIEYKLIKKQKGRLGLMVRGHANFALPGKPDIVCASVSSACFMAVNGCISQVKSEDDIDVKYCRPGHFVFTVKDIPQTRALIDAAYLHLKNLSEQYPQCFKTNNEAG, encoded by the coding sequence TTGATTGAATATAAACTTATAAAAAAGCAAAAGGGAAGATTGGGTTTAATGGTTAGAGGTCATGCAAATTTTGCATTACCAGGAAAGCCAGATATTGTTTGTGCTTCTGTAAGTAGCGCTTGTTTTATGGCGGTTAATGGTTGTATAAGCCAAGTAAAAAGCGAAGATGATATTGACGTTAAATATTGCCGTCCTGGTCATTTTGTTTTTACTGTAAAAGATATCCCACAGACTAGGGCTTTAATTGACGCAGCATATTTACATCTAAAAAACTTAAGTGAACAATATCCCCAATGCTTTAAAACAAACAATGAAGCGGGGTGA
- a CDS encoding GH25 family lysozyme — MMKVIDISAWQEWIDWQAVKDAGIEGVILKIGEHYSLDEKFIEHVNNAVAYGLRYGVYYYSHASFIREAVAEANWVDKQIKTYLNGKNPELGIWYDAEDKDMLEGYLNVVYPIANFISTLLDKGYNYVGLYSSYDWLTNIIDLKALPDYVPIWVAQYYPENSFAIENPNRICRMWQYTDCERIGNMGLDCSVYYE; from the coding sequence ATGATGAAAGTAATTGATATTTCTGCTTGGCAAGAATGGATCGATTGGCAGGCAGTAAAAGACGCTGGAATTGAAGGAGTTATTCTAAAAATAGGAGAACATTATAGTTTAGATGAAAAGTTTATAGAACATGTAAATAACGCTGTAGCGTATGGATTACGCTATGGCGTTTATTATTATAGTCATGCGTCATTTATTCGTGAAGCTGTAGCAGAAGCTAATTGGGTTGATAAACAGATTAAGACATATCTTAATGGGAAAAATCCTGAACTTGGTATCTGGTATGATGCTGAAGATAAAGATATGCTAGAAGGATACTTAAACGTAGTTTATCCTATTGCTAATTTTATCAGTACATTATTAGATAAAGGATATAACTATGTAGGCTTATATAGTTCTTATGATTGGCTCACAAATATTATAGACTTAAAAGCATTGCCTGATTATGTACCTATTTGGGTAGCTCAATATTATCCAGAAAATAGTTTTGCCATAGAAAATCCTAATCGTATATGTCGAATGTGGCAATACACCGATTGTGAACGAATTGGAAATATGGGGCTTGATTGCAGTGTCTACTATGAATGA
- a CDS encoding conjugal transfer protein, whose translation MGSNSIKVLGASNHAKSKREENDFYATEPKATILLMEKEKFNNVILEPACGQGHMSEVLKSYNYNVLSSDLIDRGYGIQKDFFDYNKWAGDIITNPPYKIALPFLKHALNIINTGSKVALFLRLLFLEGIERGKFFKEFPPKKVYVSSARLNCAKNGDFKTYSKSTAMAFAWFVWEKNFKENTIIDWI comes from the coding sequence ATGGGAAGTAATTCTATAAAAGTTTTAGGTGCAAGCAATCATGCTAAATCAAAACGTGAAGAAAATGATTTTTATGCAACTGAACCTAAAGCAACTATTTTATTAATGGAAAAAGAAAAATTTAATAATGTTATTTTAGAACCAGCATGTGGACAAGGACATATGAGTGAAGTTTTAAAAAGTTATAATTATAATGTTTTATCAAGTGATTTAATAGATAGAGGGTATGGGATACAAAAAGATTTTTTTGATTATAATAAATGGGCAGGTGATATAATAACTAATCCTCCTTATAAAATAGCTTTACCATTTTTGAAACATGCTTTGAATATTATTAATACTGGTTCAAAGGTAGCATTATTTTTAAGATTATTATTCTTAGAAGGTATAGAACGTGGTAAATTTTTTAAAGAATTTCCACCTAAAAAAGTTTATGTATCTAGTGCAAGATTAAATTGTGCTAAAAATGGAGATTTTAAAACATATAGTAAATCAACAGCAATGGCTTTTGCTTGGTTCGTATGGGAAAAAAATTTCAAGGAAAATACTATTATTGATTGGATTTAG
- the pckA gene encoding phosphoenolpyruvate carboxykinase (ATP) yields the protein MMNNYSSQDFLSVARRITYDATIPELLEEAVRNHEGRLSDKGAICVTTGKHTGRSPKDRFIVDTPDIHDLIHWSNTNQPCSENTFNRLYEKMKDYAKDHQLFVTDALVGADPAYKLQIKCINEHAWHHLFLKQLFIRPKTKLTTPAEFTLICMPSVKANPIEDGTHSETFIIVNFSKKMVLIGGGAYAGEMKKAIFSVMNFILPQRGVLSMHCSANVGKDGNSALFFGLSGTGKTTLSADPNRSLIGDDEHGWSEHGIFNVEGGCYAKTIKITPESEPEIYNAIQYGTVLENVYINPYTREPDFFDARFTQNTRTAYPIENITNAIVPSMAGHPNAIIFLTADAFGVLPPIAKLTKEQAMYHFLSGYTSKVAGTERGITEPQATFSIGFGEPFFPLPPLQYARLLGEKINQYNTSVYLVNTGWTGGPYGVGKRMELKYTRAMISAALDGKLDDVTWTKHEYFQLNIPDSCPGVPSEVLNPENTWMDKKAYKNQAEKLVRLFAENVKRFAGEMPDEILNAGPRLEE from the coding sequence ATGATGAATAACTATTCTAGCCAAGATTTCTTATCTGTAGCAAGAAGAATAACTTATGACGCAACAATTCCTGAATTACTTGAAGAAGCGGTTAGAAATCATGAAGGACGTTTATCTGATAAAGGTGCGATTTGTGTAACTACTGGTAAACATACAGGTCGTTCACCTAAAGATAGATTTATTGTTGATACTCCAGACATTCATGATTTAATACATTGGTCAAATACAAATCAACCATGTTCGGAAAATACATTTAATCGTCTTTATGAAAAAATGAAAGATTATGCTAAAGACCATCAATTATTTGTAACGGATGCTTTAGTTGGTGCAGACCCTGCATACAAATTACAAATAAAATGCATTAATGAGCATGCTTGGCATCATTTATTCTTAAAACAATTATTCATTAGACCAAAAACTAAACTCACTACACCTGCTGAATTTACACTTATTTGTATGCCTAGTGTAAAAGCTAATCCAATTGAAGATGGTACACATTCTGAAACTTTTATTATTGTTAATTTCAGCAAAAAAATGGTATTAATCGGTGGCGGTGCTTATGCAGGTGAAATGAAAAAAGCTATTTTCTCTGTTATGAACTTCATTCTTCCTCAACGTGGTGTTTTATCCATGCACTGCTCTGCAAATGTAGGTAAAGATGGAAATTCTGCATTATTCTTTGGTTTAAGTGGTACAGGTAAAACAACTTTATCTGCTGACCCTAATCGTTCTTTAATCGGTGATGATGAACATGGTTGGAGTGAACATGGTATCTTCAATGTTGAAGGTGGTTGCTATGCAAAAACTATAAAAATTACACCTGAAAGTGAACCAGAAATTTATAATGCAATTCAATATGGAACTGTTTTGGAAAATGTTTATATCAATCCATATACTCGTGAACCAGATTTCTTTGATGCTAGATTTACACAAAATACGCGTACAGCTTATCCAATAGAAAATATTACAAATGCCATCGTACCAAGTATGGCAGGTCATCCAAATGCAATTATCTTCTTAACTGCAGATGCTTTTGGTGTATTACCTCCTATTGCAAAACTCACTAAAGAACAAGCTATGTATCACTTCTTATCCGGTTATACAAGTAAAGTTGCTGGTACTGAACGTGGTATTACAGAACCACAAGCAACATTCTCCATTGGTTTTGGTGAACCATTCTTCCCATTACCACCATTACAATATGCTAGATTATTAGGTGAAAAAATTAATCAATATAATACTAGCGTATATCTTGTTAATACTGGTTGGACTGGCGGTCCATATGGCGTTGGTAAACGTATGGAATTAAAATACACTAGAGCTATGATTTCTGCTGCTTTAGATGGTAAATTAGATGATGTTACTTGGACTAAACATGAATATTTCCAATTAAATATTCCAGATAGCTGCCCGGGTGTACCAAGTGAAGTATTAAATCCAGAAAATACTTGGATGGATAAAAAAGCATATAAAAATCAAGCTGAAAAATTAGTAAGATTGTTCGCTGAAAATGTTAAACGTTTCGCAGGCGAAATGCCCGATGAGATTTTGAACGCTGGGCCTAGACTTGAAGAGTAA